The Mus pahari chromosome 2, PAHARI_EIJ_v1.1, whole genome shotgun sequence genomic interval GCCTGCATGTCCTGGCCCTGGAGGGAGCCCCTGACACAGCTGGACACAATGGAGACCCCGACACAGTTGGTACTGGGTAGACCTGAGCAGCTCGCTTACTCCCCTCACAGCCATCAGGACAGCTAGGGTGGCATAGATAACCTTAGCTGTACCTGCTCCTGGGCAGGCCGGATCGAAGGGCTGCTGGGTAGCCCATGTAACCTTAGTCTTGGGAGTCACCAGTACCTCACACCTACAAGTTCCGAGCAGCATTGCCATTGGCGGTTTCCTAATGTTTTTTGTAGGTATAACTGCCTGCCCAGCTCAGACTCCCTAGTCTGGGCCCTCAGCCAAGTCTGCAGTTTGGAATGAGGCctgcttttgttttcctgtcctctgtgtgaacctgagtcctctaagGGCAGCGTCGGCATTGACTCTCCCCACGAGCAGCCTTCTCTCTTTGATGTCGCACACACCCAGGCTCTCTGTCCCACAGCCACCGAAGACAGGCTTGTCCTCCCCCACATTCCAGAACGGTGTCAGGCACTCCTTTTTGCTCCAAATGGCTTCCTGGACTTCTTTGCCTCCCCAGCTTGCCGTGACCGTTGCTGCCGTGCTGATCTCTGAAGTGACGTCCATGCAGAAGGGCTGCTTGGGGAGTTGGGGAGACTTGAATAGGGGTTGGCTAGAGTTGGAGCAGCAGTGTGTAGCTAGCTCACCCCAGCTTCTCTGTTAACATCACCCTGTTCTGCCTTCCTGCAGTTTCCTTAGTACCCAGGACCAAGAGCCAACACTCCTCAGGCCCTATAGACCCAGCCAGAGTAGCAGGTTGGTCTGCATCCTCAGGACCCCATTTTAAATGATGACAATGTTGGAGAAATGGAAATAACATTTTTGAGTGAATGAAAGAAGTTCCAGCATTCTTATGTGGGTCTGCATGCTAGGAAAGTGGTAATTACCTGGtgcctatttttaaaacaaatttaagccAGGAGTGGTAGTataagcctgtaatcctagttctCAGGGGGTGTGGTAGGGTGGAGGAGGGCGGGAGGAGTGAGAACCCAAAGCCAGCTTCAATTTCTTAAGAAACCAAGACCaaagaaaccaacaaaccaaccaatcaataaaaaattaacttttcaaaAAGGAACCCTTTAGGGTTAATAAAGGTGTATCATAATAGTTACTGGAAAAGTTAAGTAATGGTATTTTTGTCCACAGTCCAGATTTGAGAGGGGGACCAAACTGGCATATGAGCCTAAGCCTCGCGTAACATGGCATGACCAGTGCCATCAGCCAGAGTCACTTCCCCTTGCCAAGATGGTCTCCGGACTTGCCTGGGCATTGGCTGTGCCCTCTGGGAATCAAGGCTGGTGGGCTTTGCATTGTGGGGGTCCCTGCAAACACCACAGCAGcagagggtctctctgtgtgaaaCAAGAAATTCTGGGTCAGTACAACTCAGTAGCCAGTGCTGGTTCAAACGTCCAGAGTCTGACACTGGGCTGTTTATTTTAGGCTTATTTAAGTTcagtacaatttgcaaaacagttTCCTGGTGCAGCGCAATCCCAAGTGCACAATAAAGGTGAGGGTGTAGCTACGCCGAAACGCTTTTCAAAGTACATGCCCCTTGTCCATAAAGAAGGGTTCTATACGTAGACTGCACATCTACATCTTAAGGTTCCAGGGGAGGACTGGTGTGGTCTCATTCTTACAGATAGAGCAGAGGTCACTTAGGGTGCTAGCCACATTTATATTCCCAGCAGTCTGAGCGAGaagacaagctctctctctctctctctctctctctctctctctctctctctctctctgagacaaccctgtgtgtttaacattcctagtttctgtgagcacaaggacttCGTGCCATCTGCATGGCATCTTGCAGTTCCCTGCTGCACAGGACACATGCCCTGCGACTGactactgtctgtctctctttaggGCCCAAGCAGAATTGAGGGAGAGGAACCAGCTGAGCCTCAGAGGCACCGACCGGCATCCCTGTGACTGACAGCACTGCCAGGGCCCAGCCGTCTGAACCATCTTCAGTATCATGGAGCCTCctggagagaagccaggagaggctGAGGCGCTGAGCATCACACCCCAGCTGCTGAAGTCCCACTCGGGAGAGTTTGCCCTGGATTCCATCCTGTTGCTGAAGCTTCGGGGTTTAGGGGTGGTAgacctgggttgtttgggggagTGCCTGAACCTTGAGTGGCTTGACCTATCAGGCAATGCACTTACCCACCTGGGCCCACTGGCATCCCTGCACCAGCTGGCTGTGCTCAACGTCTCCAATAATCGGCTTACAGGACTGGAGCCACTGGCAGCCTGTGAGAACCTACAGAGCCTCAATGCTGCTGGTAACCTGCTGACCACTCCTGGTCAGCTGCAGTGTCTGGCTGGGCTGCAGGCCCTGGAGCACCTGAGGCTCCGGGACCCTTTGGCCCGGCTCAGCAACCCGCTCTGTGCAAATCCTTCCTACTGGGCTGTGGTCCGAGAGCTACTgcctggcctcaaagtcatagaCGGGGAACGTGTGAGTGGGCGGGGCAGTGAGCTGTACCAGTTATGCCGAGACCTGGACAGTTCCTTGCGCTCCGGCTCCAGCCCAGGCCCCAGAGTCATCGAGGCCCAGCCATGGGTAGAGCCTGGCTACTGGGAGTCCTGGCCCCTCCGGAGCAGCTCCATTCTGGAGGAGGCCTGCCGGCAGTTCCAGGACACACTGCAGGAATGTCTTGACCTGGATCGTCAGGCCAGCGATAGCTTGGCTCAGGCCCAGCAGGCTCTCAGCCCTGCAGAAACCACTTCTTCCTTTGTGTTCTGAATGCGACTCATAGCCAAGGTGGTCTGATCATAGACATTCCTTCCCTGCCCCATGCGCTTgcctctctatttatttatttatttctggtcACTGACCCTGTAGACTAGGTTGTTCATTCATCCCTTTCTTGAGAGCTTCCTAACTCCTGCATCTCCTTGAAGGcgtttcctccctcctcccacagccTCAGGGACACACTTTACAGGTCGCTTCTAGAAGGGAGAGGAGATCCCTCACTGTCTGGCAAATGCACCATGCGGCCAGGCTCCGGGGGCTCCGGGCACGCAGTGTCTGGGCTCCCTCAGATGCCCAACCTAAGTCTTTGTGGGTAAAGTTACTTGCCACCTGCTTATTCTTATGAAATAGTTCAGTGCTCATATTATCAGTTGTCTCTTCTCCAGCAAATCCATGGGGCTTCTGTACCGCTGCTTTGGTCCTGTGGGAGGCTCCTACACTCTCCCTACCTGCTTCTTCCTGGTACTAGGCAGGAAGTGTggacacgcacacgcgcacatgcgcacacagtCTTTGAGCTTCCCTTATATGTACAGGTTGAGCTGAAGGAAGAACAACGCAAGGTTGGAAAGGAACAGACTCAGCAGTTTTATTGGCCTGGAGTTGGAAGTCTCTGGGAGACGAGATGCTCCTGCTGGGCACTGCCACAGCTGTACTGGGAGTAAGGTGAAGTCCTAGAGAAGAAGGGAAAACCAGATTGGGGGTGCGGGAGACTGTTTGGGTCTGATTCTAGCCTTTTTCACGTTTCACAAATCCTTTCTCAGCCCAATTTCCATGCCAAGGGCTGGCTCTCCCCATTAACCACTTACCTGTCCAGGACTTATTTGGTTCTCAGGGCTCTGGAGAAGGCAAACTGTCCAGGGAGGAAGTAGCCGCGGGAGTCTTCGCCAGTCTGTGCTATCTTAATGCATTGCAACTCCAGAGGCTCCTGCTAGAACCAGTGTTTGCTGCAGCAGTTCTAAGAAGGGAGGCACCGCCACAACCCCAGGGGAATGACCGGAGGGGGGGCACCCAGCTCTTTCCAGGTTTCCTGTTCTTCTCCCATAGACCCAGATTTGATCTGTCCTCCAGGCCTCTCCCTAACCTTTTTCCTCCTTACCTGAGGCCCTTGCTTCAGAACTGGGCAGTGGACCATTCGGCCTAGAAATTTACCCTTGGGGTCCATTTTAATGCAGGCCAGGCATTTCCGCCTTCTCTGGGGAGGAGAACAGGAATGTCAGAGTGGAGACTA includes:
- the Lrrc61 gene encoding leucine-rich repeat-containing protein 61, whose product is MEPPGEKPGEAEALSITPQLLKSHSGEFALDSILLLKLRGLGVVDLGCLGECLNLEWLDLSGNALTHLGPLASLHQLAVLNVSNNRLTGLEPLAACENLQSLNAAGNLLTTPGQLQCLAGLQALEHLRLRDPLARLSNPLCANPSYWAVVRELLPGLKVIDGERVSGRGSELYQLCRDLDSSLRSGSSPGPRVIEAQPWVEPGYWESWPLRSSSILEEACRQFQDTLQECLDLDRQASDSLAQAQQALSPAETTSSFVF